In Salvelinus namaycush isolate Seneca chromosome 36, SaNama_1.0, whole genome shotgun sequence, one DNA window encodes the following:
- the LOC120030183 gene encoding growth-regulated alpha protein-like: protein MNTAMTVIVLLVCSDVICMIQGRGIQYPRCRCPKVHAGGVNISLIRTLTYYPPRSHCSKEEVIVTLKTEGLLCLDPNGNFAKTLIERQTKANQQRQKQHSIETLSPHTTTST, encoded by the exons ATGAATACTGCAATGACTGTTATTGTTCTTCTGGTCTGCTCAGACGTCATCTGCATGATACAAG GGAGAGGCATACAATATCCTCGGTGCCGCTGTCCTAAAGTACATGCAGGGGGGGTGAATATCAGTTTAATCAGGACACTGACCTATTACCCTCCTCGCTCACACTGCTCTAAGGAAGAAGTCAT tgtCACACTAAAAACCGAAGGTTTGCTCTGTCTCGACCCAAATGGGAACTTTGCCAAAACACTGATTGAAAGGCAAACCAAAGC AAATCAACAGCGTCAGAAACAACACTCCATTGAGACTCTCTCCCCACATACCACCACTAGCACTTGA
- the LOC120030596 gene encoding growth-regulated alpha protein-like, producing the protein MNTASITIVLLTLLAIFSATEGKRQPRVLRCLCPNVQTGRIPFRNLKRVLHLPPRPHCSKTEVIITLKNGRQLCLDPNDRTVKILVERSTKRMQESKHSKVVGSTTYTL; encoded by the exons ATGAACACTGCAAGCATAACCATCGTTCTGCTCACCCTCCTGGCAATCTTCTCAGCAACTGAAG GGAAAAGACAGCCAAGGGTTCTACGCTGCCTTTGCCCCAACGTGCAGACTGGTCGTATTCCGTTCAGGAATCTGAAGAGAGTGCTGCATCTCCCTCCTCGTCCGCACTGCTCAAAGACTGAAGTCAT TATCACACTCAAAAATGGACGTCAACTCTGCCTGGACCCAAATGACCGCACGGTGAAGATTCTGGTGGAGAGATCAACCAAAAG AATGCAGGAGAGTAAACATTCTAAAGTGGTTGGAAGCACTACTTATACCCTGTAA